A single Deltaproteobacteria bacterium DNA region contains:
- a CDS encoding class I adenylate-forming enzyme family protein, with protein MNFAMFSGLNASKYPKREFIIESYPSKGLRRSLTWEQYNDQANKLANYLIKECGVKKGDIVVHLMMNCMEWHPSFMAILKTGAAVTPLNFRFASGDIKYAADVSKCKVLILGEGFVPKVQPIMKEMDYCKHYICLGDNVPAGMKSYQEIVETGNPQEICVETADDDMAELMFTSGTTGAPKPVCHAHKTLLNIGIGNALTYNEGYNSVYLAPHPFYHSGSLFLSFPSYIAAGKILMAMELKPEFYLRTMADEKCTGGWNTVPTWSDVLNAIKSGQVDLKNYDLSALQHIEIGAQPVPYIILADSKKIFPNLRISNIYGITEGGGGGTMNCYDEDILRKPGSIGKATVMMEAKVVNDKGEELPPGDVGEFLLKGARLMKEYAFNPELTAKTITDGWLHTGDLAYKDEEGYFFFADRAKDLIIRGGENIFPAEIEDALRKHPKIQDVAVLGYPHARLGEIVMAIIQLREGQAVTDEEVVNFVKETDMAKYKWPEKMIYTTIPRNPAGKIEKPKLRDMYVKPAQEELEKEFKKKGG; from the coding sequence CAGTATAATGATCAGGCAAATAAACTGGCAAATTATTTGATAAAGGAATGCGGCGTGAAGAAGGGAGACATCGTTGTCCATCTCATGATGAATTGCATGGAGTGGCATCCCAGCTTCATGGCGATTTTAAAAACAGGCGCGGCGGTAACGCCGCTTAACTTCCGCTTTGCCAGCGGCGATATCAAATATGCCGCGGATGTCTCAAAATGCAAGGTTCTGATCCTTGGCGAGGGTTTTGTACCAAAAGTGCAGCCTATTATGAAAGAAATGGATTATTGCAAGCATTATATCTGCCTCGGCGATAATGTACCGGCCGGTATGAAGTCGTATCAGGAGATTGTGGAAACGGGCAACCCGCAGGAAATCTGTGTGGAAACGGCCGATGACGATATGGCGGAGCTCATGTTTACCTCCGGCACTACCGGGGCGCCAAAACCTGTTTGCCACGCCCACAAGACATTGCTCAACATCGGCATCGGGAATGCCCTCACCTATAATGAGGGTTACAATAGCGTCTATCTCGCGCCGCATCCGTTTTATCACAGTGGTTCCCTCTTTCTGTCATTTCCCAGTTACATAGCCGCCGGCAAGATACTCATGGCTATGGAACTAAAACCAGAATTCTATCTGAGGACCATGGCGGATGAAAAATGCACCGGCGGCTGGAATACGGTCCCGACGTGGTCGGACGTTCTTAATGCCATAAAGTCAGGTCAGGTGGATTTGAAAAACTATGATCTTTCCGCTCTGCAGCACATAGAAATCGGCGCCCAGCCTGTTCCTTACATCATCCTTGCGGATTCGAAGAAGATCTTCCCGAATCTGCGCATCAGCAACATCTATGGCATTACTGAAGGCGGCGGCGGCGGCACCATGAATTGTTATGACGAAGACATCCTGAGAAAGCCCGGTTCCATCGGCAAAGCTACCGTGATGATGGAGGCCAAGGTCGTGAATGATAAAGGGGAAGAGTTGCCTCCGGGAGATGTTGGCGAGTTTCTCCTGAAGGGGGCGCGTCTGATGAAGGAATATGCCTTTAATCCGGAATTGACCGCCAAAACGATAACCGACGGCTGGCTGCATACCGGCGACCTGGCTTACAAGGATGAAGAAGGTTACTTCTTCTTCGCGGACAGGGCAAAAGACCTCATCATCAGGGGCGGCGAAAATATCTTCCCCGCCGAGATAGAAGATGCGTTGCGCAAACATCCCAAGATCCAGGATGTGGCAGTGCTTGGTTATCCGCATGCCAGATTGGGAGAGATCGTCATGGCCATTATTCAGCTAAGGGAAGGCCAGGCCGTTACCGATGAAGAAGTTGTCAATTTTGTCAAGGAAACGGATATGGCCAAATACAAGTGGCCGGAGAAGATGATCTATACGACCATACCGCGCAACCCGGCGGGAAAGATCGAAAAACCAAAATTGAGAGACATGTATGTAAAACCCGCACAAGAGGAATTGGAGAAGGAATTTA